A stretch of Nonomuraea africana DNA encodes these proteins:
- a CDS encoding low molecular weight phosphatase family protein: protein MALRDPDPVLRRIAAQLQPRFPGVYSTETVERYVVESYRALSATARVRQHLPALTEKLAEERLVALAQANGVLAKPVYEVLFVCTHNAGRSQLAAALMNHHAAGRVHVRTAGTRPAADIEPAVAEALGEMGLGVSAEFPKPLTDEVVQAADVVVSMGCGDACPVHPGRRYLEWNLPDTHGKSLAEVRDIAVLVDLMVRDLLDELTWQPTPGNEPRT, encoded by the coding sequence ATGGCCCTGCGCGATCCCGACCCCGTACTCCGCCGTATCGCCGCGCAGCTCCAGCCCCGTTTTCCCGGCGTCTACTCCACCGAGACGGTGGAGCGCTACGTCGTCGAGTCCTACCGGGCGCTGTCGGCCACCGCCCGTGTGCGCCAACACCTGCCCGCCCTTACCGAGAAACTCGCCGAAGAGCGCCTCGTCGCCCTGGCCCAAGCCAACGGCGTCCTGGCCAAGCCGGTGTACGAGGTGCTGTTCGTCTGCACCCACAACGCGGGCCGCTCGCAACTGGCCGCCGCGCTGATGAACCACCACGCCGCAGGCCGCGTGCACGTCCGCACCGCTGGCACCCGGCCAGCCGCGGACATTGAGCCGGCGGTGGCCGAGGCGTTGGGCGAGATGGGCCTTGGCGTGTCGGCCGAGTTCCCCAAGCCGCTGACCGATGAGGTGGTCCAGGCGGCCGACGTCGTGGTCTCGATGGGCTGCGGTGACGCTTGTCCCGTTCATCCGGGACGGCGCTACCTGGAGTGGAACCTGCCCGACACGCACGGCAAGTCGCTGGCTGAGGTCCGCGACATCGCCGTCCTGGTCGACCTGATGGTGCGCGACTTGCTAGACGAACTCACCTGGCAGCCGACACCGGGAAACGAGCCCCGTACATGA
- a CDS encoding ArsR/SmtB family transcription factor codes for MLDVLDCSSPLIREPLNETHSGVLARAFKALGDPVRLRILSIVASHDGGEACVCDLTAEFELSQPTISHHLKVLKEVGLLASERRASWVYYRVVPETLAELSTLLSVPARERA; via the coding sequence ATGTTGGACGTGCTCGACTGCAGTTCGCCGCTCATCCGCGAACCGCTGAACGAGACGCACTCGGGCGTGCTCGCCCGCGCCTTCAAGGCCCTAGGTGACCCTGTACGGCTGCGCATCCTTTCGATCGTTGCCAGCCACGACGGCGGCGAGGCCTGCGTGTGTGACCTCACCGCCGAGTTCGAGCTCTCCCAGCCGACCATCAGCCACCACCTCAAGGTGCTCAAAGAGGTAGGACTCCTCGCCTCGGAGCGTCGCGCCTCGTGGGTCTACTACCGGGTCGTACCGGAGACGCTCGCCGAGCTGTCGACGCTGCTGAGCGTCCCGGCTCGGGAGCGTGCGTGA
- a CDS encoding FAD-dependent oxidoreductase: protein MHLLVIGGSDAGIEAGLAARSMDPGMDVTLLVADRFPNFSICGIPYHVSGDVPDWRDLAHQSADDLKAAGLELRLGERAVAIDPAARTVLTDAGALSYDRLVIGTGAMPLRPPIQGLDELGAAEGVHELHTMDDTLRLMERLDQETADSVIIIGAGYIGLEMAEALSARGARVTVLERFEQVMPRSLDPELAAELASELGSRGVEVQCGATVASIARDGTRLAVTSQDGRRRTADLVLVVTGVRPSTELATGAGARLGAAGAVEVDRRMRTGLPDVYAAGDCVQTYHRLLGRHVYLPLGTTAHKQGRVAGEDAAGGDRVFAGVLGTQVVKVFDRVAAATGLRDAEAAEAGFTPTTVDTVADDHKAYYPGATPIRIRLTGDRATGRLLGAQLVGHLGAEIAKRIDVLATGIHHGISVAEVADLDLSYTPPLGSPWDALQQAARQWSRLY, encoded by the coding sequence GTGCATCTGTTGGTCATCGGAGGCAGCGACGCCGGGATCGAAGCGGGCCTCGCCGCCCGCTCCATGGACCCCGGAATGGACGTGACCCTGCTGGTCGCCGACCGCTTTCCGAACTTCTCCATCTGTGGCATCCCGTACCACGTCTCGGGCGACGTACCGGACTGGCGTGACCTCGCGCACCAGAGCGCCGACGATTTGAAGGCGGCCGGCCTGGAGCTGCGCCTGGGTGAGCGCGCCGTGGCGATCGACCCGGCCGCTCGCACCGTGCTCACCGACGCGGGCGCCCTGTCCTATGACCGGCTCGTCATCGGCACGGGCGCCATGCCGCTGCGCCCGCCCATCCAGGGGCTGGACGAGCTTGGCGCGGCTGAAGGCGTCCATGAGCTGCACACGATGGACGACACCCTCCGGCTCATGGAGCGCCTCGACCAGGAGACCGCGGATTCGGTGATCATCATCGGCGCCGGTTACATCGGCCTGGAGATGGCCGAGGCTCTGTCCGCGCGAGGGGCGCGGGTGACCGTACTGGAGCGTTTCGAGCAGGTGATGCCCCGCTCGCTCGACCCGGAGCTCGCGGCCGAGCTGGCGAGCGAGCTCGGCTCGCGCGGCGTCGAGGTCCAGTGCGGCGCCACTGTCGCCTCCATCGCACGCGACGGCACACGGCTGGCCGTGACCAGCCAGGACGGACGGCGGCGCACCGCCGACCTGGTCCTGGTCGTCACCGGCGTGCGGCCCAGTACTGAGCTCGCGACCGGGGCGGGAGCTCGGCTGGGGGCGGCGGGCGCGGTGGAAGTGGACCGCCGCATGCGCACGGGACTGCCTGACGTGTACGCCGCGGGCGACTGCGTGCAGACCTATCACCGGCTTCTGGGCCGTCATGTCTACCTGCCGCTCGGAACCACCGCGCACAAGCAGGGACGCGTCGCGGGAGAGGACGCTGCAGGCGGTGACCGCGTCTTCGCCGGGGTTCTCGGCACCCAGGTGGTCAAGGTTTTCGACCGAGTGGCCGCCGCCACCGGCCTGCGCGACGCCGAGGCCGCCGAGGCCGGATTCACTCCCACGACCGTGGACACCGTCGCCGACGACCACAAGGCCTACTACCCGGGCGCGACGCCGATCCGGATCCGGCTGACCGGCGACCGTGCCACCGGCCGCCTGCTCGGCGCGCAGCTCGTCGGCCACCTCGGTGCGGAGATCGCCAAGCGGATCGATGTGCTGGCCACCGGTATCCACCACGGCATCTCCGTGGCGGAGGTGGCCGATCTGGACCTGTCCTACACCCCACCACTGGGCAGCCCGTGGGACGCACTGCAGCAAGCCGCACGGCAGTGGAGTCGGCTATATTGA